The following proteins are encoded in a genomic region of Tenacibaculum sp. 190524A05c:
- a CDS encoding SprB repeat-containing protein, with the protein MNKKILLLIVFLANAVLSFSQVDGARKKVMQKVSPSSSFKTNAFKERVDRSLLKKPDVAFTQRLTTGGINVQGNMTFVGNNILNRDTQNTSFPLYEVDPATLLLGPAITTQLTPDDPYDSDLALESGGSFFVINNGNFFMDYIDIDDIEGISENNTTFSSSKSTLNLPNCSRVIYAGLYWAGVFPYDTWENAGSRPGDYRDIKFRLPGQGYQDITADEVIYDNGIATQRPYVCFKDVTTDVQALANPNGDYYAANIRATTGWDSNNGLGGSAGWVLVIIYENSTESSKNISLFDGFSTIDGTNSTDINFSGFNTIPSGPVRTQLLTATLEGDTYISGDRLRVQDVSGTYTGISTPTLNPANNFFNGSITQYDNYVTTRNPDSENTLGFDIDLFDLDNPSNSLIANNQTDLDIRFATGGDVYWPFLIGMAIEIIEPDIQMVKSIDDGAGNDIAGTNVGLGSDLWYNVSFQNVGTDDAQNTVITDRLPVNVDLIPADIAVPTGVTYTYDPPALANGFRGELEFTIPDNLVEEGGAVHNIRLHVQVVSDCNELRDVCSNVIENQAFARYDGIQGGVSVNNEPSVSGIDACNFGIAGTSNFLVDTAGCTFTQNVSLCGPSVELIPGSGFASYEWRDSGGNIIGTGPTQVVTAPGTYTVTKVNPAGVPAACVSSDETFIVAPFGTGVNPIAAFGDNIRTCPNDGTELVEIYLCGDTDFREIITGVTAPTTVRWQQLSSSCSPDPDPSCPNQTPTCWEDVATDVNATTRSFSDAGQYRLEVTEPGGCFDRYYFNVFKATITPTIVTEDILCGNAGSITINNVPSGYEYAIVTAGGPTPPDSSYQASNVFSITTAGNYDIYIKNDATSCVYPYPGYPVTSTDIDVDVTTSPILCAGDAGNINVQINSSIPGPYTYNILNGASLVATFGPTSDTARDFPVTGSGVYTVQVTTAECSFSEDTPAFTVPPALNLSAVVTKDINCTDGIITLSGSGGTPGAGYNFAVWSYTGSGTAISYASVSDIPAAEFFTGTTFTVPSGQEGTYEFIIVDDNNCTEISSPITVVLEDPLQFTTVVNNPSCNGATDGSITVNTTTPPGLIGYSLEYSIDGGATYGASNNFTGLSPNTYTIDIRASKGGSSCSYSVGPIDITNPSNLSGSASLTQTYTCAQNGQITFVAATGGTAPYTYGVNGVYSTDLVYNNLTEGTYVLTVRDDNGCEISLSDIVIDPLPTEPNFTYNVVYNCDGTGNATITPTDPSYTYTVGASTQTSNVFNNLPVGNTTVTIDYGSSCTTDVIIGVSPNQQFTGSVLGSTNLTCFGSDNGTIEVSASNLTGSTYEVSVDGGTSWSTTGDNPYRIVGLGAGTYDVFIRETSGSIVCDVDLGQVTLTQPDLLQVTGTITTVPTCSGPGTATVTVSGSGGVPPYEYSIDNGVTWQTSTVFANVAPGTYTVNIRDSNSCTECGCSTDPFENGGFELPVIPATSFSIRDENTIPGWETTATDNRIELWSTGFNGVPASEGNQFAELNANLVSSLYQEFCTREGDVINWSVDHRGRSGVDVAEVRIGGTLATTSVVQTMSDGTSAWGSYSGSYTVPAGQTTTIIAFEAVSTASGSRSIGNFIDNVRMTVNQVGCTPFEIVIPNPTPVTHTAVPTACYDGTNGQIVVTANTGGGDYNFSIDNGATWQVPSPTTATTYTFTGLAPGSYDVIVRDGLGCVSTTSTEVINLQLTATVASTPVTCNDGSVTVTASGGDGSYQYSVVPTGNAASFVAGNTFTIATAGDYDVTVRDGLNCTYTETITVGSITSPSVAATPTQPSCSGDTGSISINISDGVADYTVTVTSTGTAIPTVTSSDVVRTYTGLADGDYDFVVTDANGCTSTTTSVTITTPNPITSSASLTQTYTCLQNGQITFVAATGGTAPYTYGVNGVYSTDLVYNNLTEGTYVLTVRDDNGCEISLPNIVIDPLPTEPTFTYSVSYNCDGTGNATITPTDPSYTYTLGASTQTSNVFNNLPVGNSTITVDYGSSCTTDVIVTIDANQELLGSAALDSDATCNGGSDGSFNYSE; encoded by the coding sequence ATGAATAAAAAAATACTTTTACTAATCGTATTTCTTGCAAATGCAGTTTTGTCATTCTCGCAAGTTGATGGTGCAAGGAAAAAGGTTATGCAGAAGGTTTCGCCTTCTAGCAGCTTTAAAACCAATGCTTTTAAAGAAAGGGTAGATAGGTCCTTACTTAAGAAACCTGATGTGGCTTTTACTCAAAGATTAACTACGGGAGGAATTAATGTTCAGGGTAATATGACCTTTGTAGGTAATAATATCTTGAATAGAGATACTCAGAATACGAGTTTCCCTCTTTATGAAGTTGATCCAGCAACATTATTATTAGGACCAGCGATTACTACGCAATTAACTCCAGACGACCCATATGATTCTGATTTAGCATTGGAAAGTGGTGGCAGTTTTTTTGTTATTAATAATGGTAACTTTTTCATGGATTATATCGATATTGACGATATAGAGGGGATCTCTGAAAATAATACTACGTTTTCTTCTTCGAAATCTACTTTAAATCTTCCTAACTGTTCTCGTGTAATTTATGCAGGTTTATATTGGGCAGGAGTATTCCCATATGATACTTGGGAAAACGCAGGTTCAAGACCTGGAGATTATAGAGATATTAAATTTAGATTACCAGGACAAGGTTATCAAGATATTACAGCAGATGAAGTAATTTATGATAATGGTATTGCTACACAAAGACCTTATGTTTGTTTCAAAGATGTAACTACGGATGTACAAGCATTAGCTAATCCAAATGGTGACTATTACGCGGCAAATATTAGAGCAACTACCGGATGGGATTCTAATAATGGTCTTGGAGGTTCTGCAGGATGGGTGTTAGTTATAATTTATGAAAACTCAACTGAGTCAAGTAAGAATATCTCACTTTTTGATGGGTTTTCTACAATTGATGGAACAAATAGCACAGATATTAATTTCTCTGGATTCAATACAATTCCTTCAGGTCCAGTAAGAACCCAGTTATTAACTGCAACTTTAGAGGGAGATACATATATTTCAGGTGATAGATTACGTGTACAAGATGTATCTGGTACATACACAGGTATTTCTACTCCAACTTTAAATCCAGCTAATAACTTTTTTAATGGTAGTATCACACAATATGATAATTATGTCACTACCAGAAATCCTGATAGTGAAAATACTTTAGGTTTTGATATTGATCTCTTTGATCTAGATAATCCATCCAACTCTTTAATTGCAAATAATCAAACAGATCTTGATATTAGATTTGCAACTGGAGGAGATGTATATTGGCCGTTCTTAATAGGAATGGCTATTGAAATAATTGAGCCTGATATTCAGATGGTTAAGAGTATTGATGATGGAGCAGGTAACGATATAGCAGGGACAAATGTTGGTTTAGGTAGTGATTTATGGTATAATGTGAGCTTTCAAAATGTTGGTACCGACGATGCGCAAAATACAGTAATTACAGATAGACTTCCTGTTAACGTAGATTTGATTCCAGCGGACATTGCAGTTCCAACTGGTGTTACATATACATATGATCCTCCAGCATTAGCAAATGGTTTTAGAGGTGAATTAGAATTTACAATACCAGATAATTTAGTTGAAGAAGGAGGAGCTGTTCATAATATTCGTTTACACGTACAAGTTGTTTCTGATTGTAATGAGTTAAGAGATGTCTGTTCGAACGTAATTGAGAATCAGGCTTTCGCGAGGTATGATGGTATTCAAGGAGGAGTAAGTGTAAACAACGAACCAAGTGTTTCAGGAATTGATGCTTGTAATTTTGGTATTGCAGGAACGTCGAACTTCTTGGTGGATACTGCAGGATGTACATTTACGCAAAATGTATCATTGTGTGGGCCATCAGTTGAATTAATTCCAGGTTCAGGATTTGCTTCTTACGAATGGAGAGATTCTGGAGGAAATATTATTGGAACGGGACCAACTCAAGTAGTTACGGCTCCTGGTACATATACAGTTACAAAAGTTAACCCTGCGGGAGTTCCTGCAGCCTGTGTTAGTTCAGATGAAACATTTATTGTAGCACCATTTGGTACGGGAGTTAATCCAATCGCAGCGTTTGGTGATAATATTAGAACTTGTCCTAACGATGGTACTGAACTAGTAGAAATATATTTATGTGGAGACACTGACTTTAGAGAAATAATTACTGGAGTAACAGCTCCAACTACAGTAAGATGGCAACAACTAAGTTCTAGCTGTAGTCCAGATCCAGATCCAAGTTGTCCTAATCAAACACCGACGTGTTGGGAAGATGTGGCAACAGATGTGAACGCTACTACTAGGAGTTTTTCTGATGCCGGGCAATATCGTTTAGAAGTAACAGAACCAGGAGGATGTTTTGATAGATATTATTTCAACGTATTCAAAGCTACAATTACACCAACAATTGTAACAGAAGATATTTTATGTGGTAATGCAGGAAGTATTACAATAAACAATGTTCCTTCAGGATATGAATATGCAATTGTAACAGCTGGCGGTCCAACACCACCAGATTCATCTTACCAAGCTTCAAACGTTTTTTCAATTACAACAGCTGGTAATTATGATATCTATATTAAAAATGATGCTACTTCATGTGTGTATCCTTACCCAGGATATCCTGTAACATCAACTGATATTGATGTAGATGTAACAACAAGTCCAATTTTATGTGCGGGAGATGCAGGAAATATTAATGTTCAAATCAACAGTAGTATTCCAGGTCCATATACCTATAATATATTAAATGGAGCTTCATTAGTTGCAACGTTTGGTCCAACATCAGATACTGCACGTGATTTTCCTGTTACTGGTTCAGGAGTTTATACCGTTCAAGTAACTACAGCGGAATGTAGTTTTTCTGAAGACACGCCGGCATTTACAGTTCCACCTGCCTTAAATTTATCGGCAGTTGTAACTAAAGATATTAATTGTACTGATGGTATTATAACTTTATCCGGAAGTGGTGGTACGCCAGGAGCGGGTTATAATTTTGCAGTTTGGTCTTACACAGGATCCGGAACAGCAATTTCATATGCAAGTGTTTCTGATATTCCAGCAGCTGAATTTTTTACCGGCACAACTTTTACAGTGCCAAGCGGACAAGAAGGAACATATGAATTTATAATTGTAGATGATAATAACTGTACAGAAATTTCTTCACCAATTACAGTTGTATTGGAAGATCCTTTACAATTTACAACAGTTGTTAATAATCCAAGTTGTAATGGAGCAACCGATGGAAGCATAACTGTTAATACTACTACACCGCCTGGTTTAATAGGATATAGTTTAGAATATAGTATTGATGGAGGTGCAACTTATGGGGCATCAAATAATTTTACAGGTTTATCTCCAAATACCTATACAATAGACATTCGTGCTTCAAAAGGAGGCTCATCATGTAGTTATTCAGTAGGTCCAATTGATATAACTAATCCAAGTAATTTATCAGGTAGTGCAAGTTTAACACAGACCTATACTTGTGCTCAAAACGGACAAATAACTTTTGTAGCAGCTACTGGAGGTACAGCACCATATACTTACGGAGTTAATGGTGTGTACTCAACTGATTTAGTATATAATAATTTAACTGAAGGAACTTATGTTTTAACAGTAAGAGATGATAATGGATGTGAAATAAGTTTATCAGATATAGTAATTGATCCGTTACCAACTGAACCAAACTTTACATATAATGTAGTATATAATTGTGATGGTACAGGTAATGCTACAATTACACCAACAGATCCAAGTTATACCTATACAGTTGGTGCAAGTACACAAACATCTAATGTATTTAATAATTTACCAGTAGGAAATACTACGGTAACAATTGATTATGGAAGTTCTTGTACAACAGATGTGATTATTGGTGTTTCACCAAATCAACAATTTACTGGTTCTGTTTTAGGTAGTACAAATCTTACTTGTTTTGGATCAGATAATGGAACAATTGAAGTTTCTGCTTCGAATCTTACTGGAAGTACATATGAAGTTTCAGTTGATGGAGGAACAAGTTGGTCTACTACAGGAGATAACCCTTACAGAATTGTAGGATTAGGAGCTGGAACATATGATGTATTTATTAGAGAAACATCAGGTTCAATTGTGTGTGACGTAGATTTAGGTCAAGTTACTTTAACGCAACCTGACTTATTACAAGTTACAGGAACAATTACTACAGTTCCAACATGTTCAGGTCCAGGAACCGCAACTGTAACTGTTTCTGGTTCAGGAGGTGTTCCGCCATACGAATATAGTATTGATAATGGAGTTACTTGGCAAACTTCAACAGTATTTGCAAATGTAGCACCAGGAACTTACACTGTAAATATTAGAGATTCAAATTCTTGTACGGAGTGTGGTTGTTCTACCGATCCGTTCGAAAATGGTGGATTTGAATTACCTGTTATTCCAGCCACATCATTCAGTATTCGTGATGAGAATACAATTCCAGGATGGGAAACAACTGCAACAGATAATAGAATTGAATTATGGAGTACTGGTTTTAATGGTGTTCCTGCTTCTGAAGGAAATCAATTCGCTGAATTAAATGCAAATTTGGTTTCGTCATTATATCAAGAATTCTGTACAAGAGAAGGAGATGTAATTAATTGGTCTGTAGATCATAGAGGAAGATCAGGAGTTGACGTTGCCGAAGTAAGAATTGGAGGAACTTTAGCAACCACAAGTGTTGTTCAAACTATGTCAGATGGTACTTCTGCCTGGGGTTCATATTCAGGTAGTTATACAGTTCCTGCGGGGCAAACTACTACGATTATTGCCTTTGAAGCTGTGTCAACTGCTTCAGGAAGTAGATCAATAGGAAATTTCATTGATAATGTAAGAATGACCGTTAACCAAGTAGGTTGTACACCATTTGAAATAGTAATTCCTAACCCTACACCTGTAACGCATACTGCAGTTCCAACGGCATGTTATGATGGAACAAATGGTCAAATAGTTGTTACAGCTAATACAGGAGGTGGAGACTATAATTTCAGTATTGATAATGGAGCTACATGGCAAGTACCTTCACCTACTACAGCTACAACATATACATTTACTGGTTTAGCACCAGGAAGTTATGATGTAATTGTAAGGGATGGTTTAGGTTGTGTATCAACAACATCAACTGAAGTAATCAATTTACAATTAACAGCTACAGTTGCAAGTACCCCAGTTACTTGTAATGATGGAAGTGTGACTGTAACAGCAAGTGGAGGAGATGGTAGTTACCAATATTCGGTTGTACCTACAGGAAATGCTGCATCATTTGTAGCAGGAAATACTTTTACTATTGCTACTGCAGGAGATTATGATGTTACGGTTCGCGATGGATTAAATTGTACATACACAGAAACAATTACAGTTGGTTCGATTACAAGTCCAAGTGTTGCAGCTACGCCAACTCAGCCTAGTTGTTCAGGAGATACTGGATCAATTAGTATTAATATCTCAGACGGAGTTGCAGATTATACAGTAACAGTTACGAGTACAGGAACAGCGATTCCAACAGTAACTTCAAGTGATGTTGTTCGTACGTATACAGGATTAGCAGATGGAGATTATGATTTTGTAGTTACAGATGCAAACGGATGTACATCTACTACAACAAGTGTTACGATTACTACACCAAATCCAATAACAAGTAGTGCGAGTTTAACACAGACATATACATGTTTACAAAATGGTCAAATTACTTTTGTAGCCGCTACAGGAGGAACAGCACCATATACATATGGAGTAAATGGAGTTTACTCTACAGATTTAGTTTACAATAATTTAACTGAGGGAACTTACGTTTTAACTGTAAGAGATGACAATGGATGTGAGATTAGTTTACCAAACATTGTTATTGATCCATTACCAACGGAACCTACATTTACGTATAGTGTTTCATATAATTGTGATGGAACAGGTAATGCTACAATTACCCCTACAGATCCAAGTTATACCTATACATTAGGAGCAAGTACACAGACTTCAAATGTATTTAACAATTTACCAGTAGGAAATAGTACAATTACAGTTGACTATGGAAGTTCATGTACAACAGATGTAATTGTAACAATTGATGCAAATCAAGAATTATTAGGCTCAGCAGCATTAGATTCAGATGCTACGTGTAACGGAGGAAGCGACGGAAGTTTCAATTACAGCGAGTAA
- a CDS encoding PorP/SprF family type IX secretion system membrane protein, with product MVKNITLFVLFALLHFTCLSQVSISEDEYNGFSSRSFMQFNNFMTVPTFSILHRETATIEAISRSSNVQFEDASRLHILSYSGRMRSNVGAGIAVFQQEIGVFKDFGAVANYAYQLKLGGNKKLTFGFNFFYSRRSLDNPRILSNGDDPLINNYQDKPVVVFQPAATMSFGDLDVGLFFENLGDFNLKSSEFVTEFGDKTISGHVAYTYRFQNTSGLLQNMSLRGLGVGRKLKDDFSYAGNLLLELPKAGWVKFGYDKIFGLNAGFGINLTKNLGIGFSYEKQDNLGGTNEVGILYRFGRNRGRGVAKRTPKVDIILPEDEPEILDTRRNEYEDPEHNDLSDELKTAQDSINSLHKKVDELLRLVKNQPTTKEIIREVPVNTPRADRDQSIPRSKATPWREKTITRSGGGAGTMYYTAIEQYKSLARAKAEVRTYNKSPNNKNKARYVKDPKYNVYVVYIDRHAKEEDAERQKDEINGAIKGAREAEDAGNDLGIKKKNGSDRVYVMKITLGAKGETYKEPKSQPPARVRTMKNPTGEIPSGIYLVVNVFGKKAYADKFLDELENDGIDAGFFINPETGMRHVYILKTNDRSEAIKLYNNNLNGSYYNRKNIVEIK from the coding sequence ATGGTAAAAAACATTACTTTATTTGTATTATTTGCGTTACTTCACTTTACATGCCTTTCTCAGGTAAGTATAAGTGAAGATGAGTATAATGGGTTTTCTTCAAGAAGTTTTATGCAATTTAATAACTTCATGACGGTACCTACTTTTTCTATTCTACATAGGGAAACCGCAACGATAGAGGCTATATCAAGAAGTTCAAATGTTCAATTTGAAGACGCTTCAAGACTACATATTTTAAGCTATTCGGGTAGAATGCGTTCAAATGTGGGTGCAGGTATTGCCGTTTTTCAACAAGAAATTGGTGTTTTTAAAGATTTTGGTGCTGTAGCGAATTACGCTTATCAATTAAAACTTGGAGGGAATAAAAAATTAACTTTCGGTTTTAATTTCTTTTACAGTAGAAGAAGTCTTGACAATCCTAGAATATTATCAAATGGTGATGATCCATTAATAAATAATTATCAAGATAAGCCTGTAGTTGTCTTTCAGCCAGCAGCTACAATGTCCTTTGGAGATCTAGATGTAGGTTTATTCTTTGAGAATTTAGGCGATTTCAATTTGAAATCTAGTGAGTTTGTTACAGAATTTGGAGATAAAACAATTTCTGGTCACGTTGCCTATACGTATAGATTTCAAAATACAAGCGGATTACTTCAAAATATGTCCCTTAGAGGATTAGGAGTTGGAAGAAAATTAAAAGATGATTTTTCTTATGCAGGTAATTTATTATTAGAATTACCGAAGGCTGGATGGGTTAAATTCGGTTATGATAAGATTTTCGGATTAAATGCTGGTTTTGGAATTAACTTAACAAAAAACCTAGGTATTGGATTTTCTTACGAGAAACAGGATAACCTAGGAGGGACAAATGAAGTTGGAATTTTATACCGATTTGGTAGAAATAGAGGTAGAGGTGTTGCTAAGAGAACACCAAAAGTAGATATCATTTTACCAGAAGATGAACCAGAGATTTTAGATACAAGAAGAAACGAATATGAAGACCCTGAGCATAATGACTTATCTGATGAATTGAAAACAGCTCAAGATTCTATCAATAGTCTTCATAAAAAGGTTGATGAGTTATTAAGATTGGTTAAGAATCAGCCGACTACAAAAGAAATTATTAGAGAAGTTCCTGTCAATACGCCTAGAGCAGATAGAGATCAGTCTATACCTAGAAGTAAAGCTACACCATGGAGAGAGAAAACGATTACTCGTTCTGGAGGAGGAGCTGGAACTATGTATTACACTGCTATTGAACAATATAAATCGCTTGCAAGGGCCAAAGCAGAAGTGAGAACATACAATAAAAGTCCAAATAATAAGAATAAGGCGAGATACGTTAAAGATCCTAAGTACAATGTTTATGTTGTCTATATAGATAGACATGCGAAGGAGGAAGATGCAGAAAGACAAAAAGATGAGATCAATGGGGCTATAAAAGGAGCAAGAGAAGCAGAGGATGCTGGGAATGACTTAGGTATCAAGAAGAAAAATGGTTCTGATAGGGTGTATGTAATGAAGATTACATTAGGTGCTAAGGGAGAAACTTACAAAGAACCAAAAAGTCAGCCACCAGCTAGAGTAAGAACTATGAAAAACCCAACAGGTGAAATACCTTCAGGTATTTATCTTGTAGTAAATGTGTTTGGTAAAAAAGCATATGCAGATAAGTTCTTAGATGAATTAGAAAATGATGGCATCGATGCTGGTTTCTTTATTAATCCAGAGACAGGAATGAGACACGTGTACATTTTAAAAACTAATGATAGATCAGAAGCTATTAAATTATATAACAATAATTTAAATGGTTCATATTATAATAGAAAGAATATAGTTGAGATTAAGTAA
- a CDS encoding gliding motility-associated C-terminal domain-containing protein → MFRDGLFAEGNRFRVLLSDGNGDFSSATEIFSILDRDTNFMPLSPIDGSFSVPDGAYGDNFRIRVVADDPEVTSPDSDAFGAYDITSEQLVLNNFDTDVVLCNGSPVTVTLNEIDPAFTYKWYRNGAQIIGETGISLTINQPGEYYAEINYGSCLGPESTKVNARIINSSSLSILGDDTVDLCADESYTLEASIDDNTFTYRWFKDDVEITTLPPYSPTYTTPTTDQFGVYRVEIEVSGCSSRSQDVTLQQKSDATIDVDISGVPVDIVFPGETIELVVTHNATGTVDITWFETMGGEIAGVSGDTLIVPGPGEYYAVVTETSGDCPVSGTSETRLFLGVSAMDVAIRPGTDYEECMSENTELAMVGISVTATDGNDYDLSQEKIDKLLAPDAGGAIIMRLQWFKDTVAITGAEAQTFNVNSYTENGEYYLNVTVGPLTDDSNILDVLLGVGDVEITSSSPSNALCPGESIFLSFPDFPGYTYTWFQDGAAMTVADPLNVEVSAIGTYSVTLDGFGCQINITEVEIVEFDDTVLEVSPSTNAVLPVGGTVTLEASGADSYEWYDEAGNLLSTNETLDVSNLGTYTVIGTVGGCTAQREVNVVEDDGKLIIPNIITPFNGDGVNDTWELPNRFAFQTNVQVIIFDSRGQEVLNTNDYQNNWPVDNNLKDGMLFYFKVIRDNSLIKAGTISVLQ, encoded by the coding sequence ATGTTTCGGGATGGACTTTTTGCCGAAGGGAATAGATTTCGAGTGTTATTATCCGATGGGAACGGTGACTTTTCTTCTGCGACTGAGATTTTTAGTATACTAGATCGTGATACTAATTTCATGCCTCTATCACCTATTGATGGTTCTTTTTCTGTTCCTGATGGTGCATACGGAGATAATTTTAGAATACGAGTTGTTGCAGATGACCCTGAAGTTACTAGTCCTGATTCGGATGCTTTTGGAGCATATGATATTACTTCCGAACAATTAGTACTAAATAATTTTGATACGGATGTAGTATTGTGTAACGGTTCTCCCGTAACCGTGACTTTAAACGAAATTGATCCAGCATTTACATATAAATGGTATAGAAATGGTGCTCAAATAATTGGTGAAACAGGTATTTCATTGACTATTAATCAACCCGGTGAATATTATGCTGAAATAAATTACGGTTCCTGCTTGGGGCCTGAATCTACCAAGGTAAATGCTCGGATTATAAATTCTTCGAGTTTATCTATTCTAGGAGATGATACTGTAGATTTGTGTGCTGATGAGTCTTATACTTTAGAAGCAAGTATTGATGATAATACATTTACATATAGGTGGTTTAAAGATGATGTAGAAATTACAACACTTCCTCCATATTCACCAACTTATACAACACCTACAACTGATCAGTTTGGTGTGTATCGTGTAGAAATAGAGGTTTCAGGATGTTCTAGTCGTTCACAGGATGTGACTTTACAGCAAAAATCAGATGCCACAATTGATGTTGATATTTCTGGAGTTCCAGTTGATATAGTATTTCCAGGAGAAACTATTGAATTGGTGGTGACTCATAATGCAACAGGTACTGTTGATATTACATGGTTTGAAACGATGGGTGGTGAAATAGCGGGTGTTTCTGGGGACACCTTAATTGTTCCTGGGCCAGGAGAGTATTATGCAGTGGTTACAGAAACATCGGGAGATTGCCCTGTTTCGGGAACTTCTGAGACAAGACTGTTTTTAGGAGTTTCGGCTATGGATGTAGCTATTAGGCCAGGAACTGATTATGAGGAATGTATGTCCGAGAATACCGAACTTGCTATGGTTGGTATCAGTGTTACTGCAACCGATGGAAATGATTATGATCTTTCACAAGAAAAAATTGATAAATTATTAGCTCCAGATGCAGGAGGAGCTATTATTATGAGATTACAATGGTTTAAAGATACTGTTGCAATTACTGGAGCGGAGGCTCAAACGTTTAATGTGAATTCTTATACAGAGAATGGAGAATATTACTTGAATGTCACGGTCGGACCATTAACAGATGATTCAAATATATTGGACGTATTATTAGGTGTAGGAGATGTAGAAATTACTTCATCATCGCCATCTAATGCATTATGTCCGGGCGAATCAATTTTTTTAAGTTTTCCAGATTTTCCAGGCTATACGTATACATGGTTTCAAGATGGAGCTGCTATGACAGTTGCAGATCCGTTAAATGTAGAAGTTAGTGCTATTGGAACATATAGTGTGACTTTAGACGGATTTGGTTGTCAAATAAACATAACGGAAGTTGAAATCGTAGAATTTGACGATACAGTTTTAGAAGTTAGTCCTTCTACTAATGCTGTGTTACCTGTTGGAGGGACAGTAACATTAGAGGCAAGTGGAGCAGATTCTTACGAATGGTATGATGAAGCAGGGAACCTATTATCAACAAACGAGACTTTAGATGTTAGTAATTTAGGGACTTATACTGTTATAGGTACAGTAGGAGGTTGTACGGCTCAAAGAGAAGTGAATGTTGTTGAGGATGATGGAAAACTTATAATACCAAATATTATTACGCCTTTTAATGGAGATGGTGTAAATGATACTTGGGAATTACCGAATAGGTTTGCTTTTCAAACCAATGTTCAGGTAATTATTTTTGATTCAAGGGGACAAGAAGTATTAAACACCAACGATTACCAAAATAATTGGCCGGTGGACAATAATTTAAAAGATGGGATGTTATTCTACTTTAAAGTTATTAGAGATAATAGCTTAATTAAAGCGGGAACTATTTCAGTATTACAATAA
- the porQ gene encoding type IX secretion system protein PorQ, which produces MLKKITSILFFFVVTNSVSQVAGRNVFSFLNTATDARQIALGGKVLTLVDDVDQPKWNPATINLDLDRRLSVNYTSYLADISIGSISYAHRFSRYSRTIHSNITYINYGTLIQADEEGNETGTFGASDVALSAGYSYQIPNTSIHIGANARLIYSSIANFSSSAFTVDLGAVYYNIEKPYIFSLVLRNIGMQLSTFNGTAEKIPFEIAIGASYLLENVPLRWYATVDNLQQWNISAANPSNATSDLDGNVTEEEISFLDNAFRHVIIGAELFPKRAINLRVGYNFRRGKELQVQNVRTFGGISFGFGLRMNKVKLNYAYSRYHSASNVSTFGISINFDKDYKRNISTNY; this is translated from the coding sequence ATGTTGAAAAAAATTACCTCGATTTTATTCTTTTTCGTTGTAACAAATTCAGTTTCACAAGTGGCGGGAAGAAATGTTTTTTCTTTCCTAAATACGGCAACTGATGCGAGACAAATTGCTTTAGGAGGAAAAGTACTTACTTTGGTTGATGATGTGGATCAACCGAAATGGAATCCAGCTACAATAAATTTAGATTTAGATAGAAGATTATCTGTGAACTATACAAGTTACTTAGCTGATATTTCTATTGGTTCAATATCTTATGCGCATCGTTTTAGTAGATATTCTAGAACTATTCATTCTAATATTACCTATATAAATTATGGAACCTTAATTCAAGCTGATGAAGAAGGTAATGAAACTGGAACTTTTGGAGCTAGTGATGTTGCTTTATCTGCAGGTTATTCGTACCAAATACCTAATACAAGTATACATATTGGAGCAAATGCTAGGTTAATATATTCTTCAATAGCTAATTTCTCTTCAAGTGCATTCACTGTTGATTTAGGAGCTGTTTATTACAACATTGAAAAACCATATATTTTCTCTTTAGTCTTGAGAAATATTGGAATGCAATTAAGCACATTCAATGGAACTGCAGAAAAAATTCCTTTTGAAATAGCAATTGGAGCTTCATATTTATTAGAAAATGTTCCATTACGTTGGTATGCCACTGTTGACAATCTGCAACAATGGAACATAAGTGCCGCGAATCCTTCTAATGCCACTTCTGATTTAGATGGAAATGTGACGGAAGAAGAAATTTCATTCCTTGATAATGCTTTTAGACATGTTATTATAGGTGCTGAATTATTTCCAAAAAGAGCGATTAACTTGCGAGTTGGATATAATTTCAGGAGAGGAAAAGAACTTCAAGTACAAAATGTTAGGACTTTTGGAGGAATTTCTTTTGGATTTGGTTTACGAATGAATAAAGTAAAATTAAATTACGCTTACTCTAGATATCATTCGGCTTCTAATGTAAGCACATTTGGAATATCTATTAATTTCGATAAAGATTATAAACGAAATATTTCTACTAATTATTAA